One segment of Trachemys scripta elegans isolate TJP31775 chromosome 1, CAS_Tse_1.0, whole genome shotgun sequence DNA contains the following:
- the SAMSN1 gene encoding SAM domain-containing protein SAMSN-1 isoform X3, with protein sequence MLASWRCGFLSSSVLSKFPPLSFGSGIINKICEVETVSDIGDPGQNKMAGNGGSLGKKMRAISLTMKKKMGKKYIKALSEDMNEEGKEVCYSHSDPGDGTHTEKVCLKASDSMDSLYSLNSGQSSSSGVTSCSDGTSNRDSFRLDDEVPYTGPFCGRAKVHTDFTPSPYDTDSLKIKKGDIIDIICKTPMGMWTGMLNNKVGNFKFIYVDIILEAEATPRKIKAHRGSKRAKPKTLQELLERVHLQEYSSTLLLNGYETLEDLKELQDSHLIELNITNPEDRARLLSAVENLQDYETEQEHENEQQPLSLSPVLSFNKSELNDCPRDSGCYILSENSDNGKEELDPENLSDMLQTITITETN encoded by the exons ATGCTAGCATCCTGGAGATGTGGCTTTCTGTCTTCAAGTGTGTTAAGTAAATTCCCACCACTCTCATTTGGATCAGGGATCATAAATAAG ATATGTGAAGTGGAGACTGTAAGTGACATTGGAGATCCAGGACAAAATAAAATGGCAGGTAATGGAGGAAGCCTGGGAAAGAAGATGCGGGCCATTTCCCTAACCATGAAGAAAAAGATGGGTAAAAAGTACATCAAGGCACTCTCTGAGGACATG AATGAAGAAGGAAAAGAAGTCTGCTACTCGCATAGTGACCCTGGGGATGGAACACACACGGAGAAGGTCTGCTTAAAAGCCAGTGACTCCATGGACAGTCTCTATAGTTTGAATAGTGGCCAGAGCTCTTCTA GTGGAGTGACTAGCTGTTCAGATGGAACCAGCAACAGGGACAGCTTTAGACTTGATGATGAAGTCCCTTACACTGGACCATTCTGTGGACGAGCCAAAGTGCACACCGACTTCACACCGAGTCCTTATGACACTGACTCTCTCAAAATCAAG aaaGGAGACATTATAGACATCATCTGCAAAACCCCCATGGGTATGTGGACAGGCATGCTGAATAACAAGGTGGGGAACTTCAAATTCATTTACGTCGATATTATTTTGGAAGCGGAAGCTACACCTAGAAAGATAAAGGCACACAGAGGGAGCAAAAGGGCCAAACCTAAAACTCTGCAGGAACTTTTGGAACGGGTCCATCTTCAG GAATACTCATCAACCCTCTTGCTAAATGGCTATGAGACTTTGGAGGATTTAAAGGAGCTACAGGACAGCCATTTGATTGAACTAAATATTACAAACCCAGAAGACAGGGCAAGGTTACTTTCTGCAGTTGAGAATCTACAGGACTATGAAA CTGAACAAGAACATGAAAATGAGCAACAGCCCCTGTCCTTAAGCCCTGTTCTCAGCTTTAACAAGTCAGAGTTAAATGACTGTCCGAGAGACTCTGGCTGTTACATCTTATCGGAAAATTCAGATAATGGCAAAGAAGAGCTAGATCCAGAAAACCTATCGGACATGCTACAGACGATCACCATCACTGAGACCAACTGA
- the SAMSN1 gene encoding SAM domain-containing protein SAMSN-1 isoform X2 translates to MLKRKTSNVSDKEKCQKPKRTSSFGNFDRFRHHSVSKPDDSVEICEVETVSDIGDPGQNKMAGNGGSLGKKMRAISLTMKKKMGKKYIKALSEDMNEEGKEVCYSHSDPGDGTHTEKVCLKASDSMDSLYSLNSGQSSSSGVTSCSDGTSNRDSFRLDDEVPYTGPFCGRAKVHTDFTPSPYDTDSLKIKKGDIIDIICKTPMGMWTGMLNNKVGNFKFIYVDIILEAEATPRKIKAHRGSKRAKPKTLQELLERVHLQEYSSTLLLNGYETLEDLKELQDSHLIELNITNPEDRARLLSAVENLQDYETEQEHENEQQPLSLSPVLSFNKSELNDCPRDSGCYILSENSDNGKEELDPENLSDMLQTITITETN, encoded by the exons atgttgaagagAAAAACTTCCAATGTGTCAGATAAGGAGAAATGTCAAAAACCAAAG CGCACAAGTAGTTTTGGAAACTTTGACCGTTTTAGGCACCATTCAGTATCAAAGCCAGATGATTCAGTTGAG ATATGTGAAGTGGAGACTGTAAGTGACATTGGAGATCCAGGACAAAATAAAATGGCAGGTAATGGAGGAAGCCTGGGAAAGAAGATGCGGGCCATTTCCCTAACCATGAAGAAAAAGATGGGTAAAAAGTACATCAAGGCACTCTCTGAGGACATG AATGAAGAAGGAAAAGAAGTCTGCTACTCGCATAGTGACCCTGGGGATGGAACACACACGGAGAAGGTCTGCTTAAAAGCCAGTGACTCCATGGACAGTCTCTATAGTTTGAATAGTGGCCAGAGCTCTTCTA GTGGAGTGACTAGCTGTTCAGATGGAACCAGCAACAGGGACAGCTTTAGACTTGATGATGAAGTCCCTTACACTGGACCATTCTGTGGACGAGCCAAAGTGCACACCGACTTCACACCGAGTCCTTATGACACTGACTCTCTCAAAATCAAG aaaGGAGACATTATAGACATCATCTGCAAAACCCCCATGGGTATGTGGACAGGCATGCTGAATAACAAGGTGGGGAACTTCAAATTCATTTACGTCGATATTATTTTGGAAGCGGAAGCTACACCTAGAAAGATAAAGGCACACAGAGGGAGCAAAAGGGCCAAACCTAAAACTCTGCAGGAACTTTTGGAACGGGTCCATCTTCAG GAATACTCATCAACCCTCTTGCTAAATGGCTATGAGACTTTGGAGGATTTAAAGGAGCTACAGGACAGCCATTTGATTGAACTAAATATTACAAACCCAGAAGACAGGGCAAGGTTACTTTCTGCAGTTGAGAATCTACAGGACTATGAAA CTGAACAAGAACATGAAAATGAGCAACAGCCCCTGTCCTTAAGCCCTGTTCTCAGCTTTAACAAGTCAGAGTTAAATGACTGTCCGAGAGACTCTGGCTGTTACATCTTATCGGAAAATTCAGATAATGGCAAAGAAGAGCTAGATCCAGAAAACCTATCGGACATGCTACAGACGATCACCATCACTGAGACCAACTGA
- the SAMSN1 gene encoding SAM domain-containing protein SAMSN-1 isoform X1: MAGNGGSLGKKMRAISLTMKKKMGKKYIKALSEDMNEEGKEVCYSHSDPGDGTHTEKVCLKASDSMDSLYSLNSGQSSSSGVTSCSDGTSNRDSFRLDDEVPYTGPFCGRAKVHTDFTPSPYDTDSLKIKKGDIIDIICKTPMGMWTGMLNNKVGNFKFIYVDIILEAEATPRKIKAHRGSKRAKPKTLQELLERVHLQEYSSTLLLNGYETLEDLKELQDSHLIELNITNPEDRARLLSAVENLQDYETEQEHENEQQPLSLSPVLSFNKSELNDCPRDSGCYILSENSDNGKEELDPENLSDMLQTITITETN, encoded by the exons ATGGCAGGTAATGGAGGAAGCCTGGGAAAGAAGATGCGGGCCATTTCCCTAACCATGAAGAAAAAGATGGGTAAAAAGTACATCAAGGCACTCTCTGAGGACATG AATGAAGAAGGAAAAGAAGTCTGCTACTCGCATAGTGACCCTGGGGATGGAACACACACGGAGAAGGTCTGCTTAAAAGCCAGTGACTCCATGGACAGTCTCTATAGTTTGAATAGTGGCCAGAGCTCTTCTA GTGGAGTGACTAGCTGTTCAGATGGAACCAGCAACAGGGACAGCTTTAGACTTGATGATGAAGTCCCTTACACTGGACCATTCTGTGGACGAGCCAAAGTGCACACCGACTTCACACCGAGTCCTTATGACACTGACTCTCTCAAAATCAAG aaaGGAGACATTATAGACATCATCTGCAAAACCCCCATGGGTATGTGGACAGGCATGCTGAATAACAAGGTGGGGAACTTCAAATTCATTTACGTCGATATTATTTTGGAAGCGGAAGCTACACCTAGAAAGATAAAGGCACACAGAGGGAGCAAAAGGGCCAAACCTAAAACTCTGCAGGAACTTTTGGAACGGGTCCATCTTCAG GAATACTCATCAACCCTCTTGCTAAATGGCTATGAGACTTTGGAGGATTTAAAGGAGCTACAGGACAGCCATTTGATTGAACTAAATATTACAAACCCAGAAGACAGGGCAAGGTTACTTTCTGCAGTTGAGAATCTACAGGACTATGAAA CTGAACAAGAACATGAAAATGAGCAACAGCCCCTGTCCTTAAGCCCTGTTCTCAGCTTTAACAAGTCAGAGTTAAATGACTGTCCGAGAGACTCTGGCTGTTACATCTTATCGGAAAATTCAGATAATGGCAAAGAAGAGCTAGATCCAGAAAACCTATCGGACATGCTACAGACGATCACCATCACTGAGACCAACTGA